Proteins co-encoded in one Prosthecobacter algae genomic window:
- a CDS encoding amidoligase family protein, which produces MKPADPKAALIQWGIELETRLPVTSQVSVGSYHAGYPVTTGITLAGARSNAPAFHADTWKAERDGSIRCDAGQMPCEFVSPILHGEHGVDHLIAFVEWLNALGATVDRSCGCHITVGIESIIGTSDTKAVSEFIRKLAHIARWHARSLYGQTGTDRHLNHYSHPLYEQTADHMRKLVTCEEERVKAECAEQCGRGMVNFRKAFKRDRNGRFVGVVEFRVFAGTLNIEKILHHLASVLGLCRRAHEVQCLGGFGKNKIQAKRTATASDGLRFLWDYLGWTGSARPVALGLFGKLHSEFRHYRKSAQRLCQQFDSRYPDANL; this is translated from the coding sequence ATGAAACCTGCCGATCCCAAAGCCGCCCTCATCCAGTGGGGCATCGAACTGGAAACCCGCCTTCCTGTCACCAGTCAGGTGTCAGTGGGCAGTTACCACGCCGGGTATCCGGTCACCACTGGCATCACCCTGGCCGGTGCTCGCAGCAATGCTCCAGCCTTCCATGCTGACACTTGGAAAGCCGAGCGCGATGGCTCCATCCGCTGCGACGCCGGGCAGATGCCCTGCGAATTTGTCTCACCCATCCTCCATGGCGAGCATGGCGTGGATCATTTGATCGCCTTCGTTGAATGGCTCAACGCCCTCGGTGCTACGGTGGATCGCTCCTGCGGCTGCCACATCACCGTGGGCATTGAGTCCATCATCGGCACTTCCGACACGAAAGCGGTGAGCGAGTTCATCCGCAAACTCGCCCACATTGCCCGCTGGCACGCTCGCAGCCTTTACGGCCAGACCGGGACGGACCGCCATCTCAACCACTACAGCCACCCGCTCTATGAGCAGACTGCCGACCACATGCGCAAGCTTGTCACCTGCGAGGAAGAGCGGGTCAAAGCCGAGTGCGCCGAGCAGTGCGGGCGCGGCATGGTGAACTTTAGAAAAGCGTTCAAGCGTGATCGCAACGGACGCTTCGTCGGGGTGGTGGAGTTCCGCGTCTTTGCCGGCACGCTGAACATCGAAAAGATACTGCATCACCTCGCCAGTGTGCTTGGCCTGTGTCGCCGCGCCCACGAGGTCCAATGCCTCGGCGGGTTCGGCAAGAACAAGATCCAAGCCAAGCGCACTGCCACGGCTTCTGATGGCCTGAGATTCCTCTGGGACTACCTCGGGTGGACCGGCAGTGCGCGTCCTGTCGCCCTCGGCCTCTTCGGCAAGCTGCACTCGGAGTTCCGCCACTACCGCAAGAGCGCGCAGCGGCTCTGCCAGCAGTTCGATAGCCGCTACCCCGACGCGAACCTCTAA
- a CDS encoding ATP-binding protein produces the protein MNWRPRIAEDLIGQAKRVAMAQGSKAKRLSSDPSATMKLLLYGPPGVGKTSVVELVALQLAGTPLSIEDYNGREVTVDLVRDWMRQLPYGSLFSSWSVKIVNELDRCSREAQDLLLTYLDRLPPGRAFLGTSNLQLDLLTERFQTRFQAIKLLPPTTEELAAFLSAHWAVPSVTATQIAVGSGGCVRAALADLESYLDQQP, from the coding sequence ATGAACTGGCGACCGCGCATAGCGGAGGATTTGATCGGCCAGGCCAAGCGTGTGGCGATGGCGCAGGGGAGCAAGGCGAAGCGGCTCTCCAGTGATCCTTCGGCCACCATGAAGCTCCTGCTCTACGGTCCACCCGGTGTGGGCAAGACGAGCGTGGTGGAATTGGTGGCCTTGCAACTCGCTGGCACGCCTCTGTCCATTGAGGACTACAACGGGCGTGAGGTGACGGTGGATCTCGTGCGCGATTGGATGCGCCAGCTTCCTTATGGCAGCCTGTTCAGTTCATGGTCGGTCAAGATCGTTAATGAGCTGGATCGATGTTCCCGTGAAGCGCAGGACTTGTTGCTCACCTACCTGGACCGATTGCCACCGGGCCGGGCGTTCCTCGGCACGAGCAACCTGCAGCTCGATCTGCTCACCGAGCGGTTCCAGACGCGGTTCCAGGCCATCAAGCTGCTGCCACCGACCACGGAGGAGCTGGCGGCGTTCCTGAGCGCTCATTGGGCTGTGCCATCTGTCACCGCCACGCAGATCGCCGTGGGCAGTGGTGGCTGTGTGCGGGCCGCCCTCGCCGATCTCGAATCCTATCTCGACCAGCAACCCTAA
- a CDS encoding DUF6908 domain-containing protein: protein MIERHGGFEAVKTDYLRLENPPFMRLVIEVIGGPYPNLAYEVSVAHYGEQNGDAMRDPEITFLVVPSAEGTTWTPLTFENSYLGAWQVVATVTPQGFVNVKDAAQLRDLTDFASQWDRNLKAQGFCKQE, encoded by the coding sequence ATGATTGAACGACACGGCGGCTTTGAAGCCGTGAAAACGGATTACCTGCGCCTTGAGAACCCGCCGTTCATGCGGCTGGTGATCGAGGTGATCGGCGGGCCGTATCCGAACCTCGCGTATGAGGTGAGCGTGGCGCACTATGGGGAGCAGAATGGCGATGCCATGCGTGATCCCGAGATCACTTTCCTGGTGGTGCCTTCAGCCGAGGGCACGACATGGACACCACTCACGTTCGAGAACAGCTACCTGGGGGCTTGGCAGGTCGTGGCCACAGTGACACCGCAGGGCTTTGTGAATGTGAAGGATGCGGCGCAGTTACGTGACCTGACAGACTTCGCCAGCCAGTGGGATCGTAATCTCAAGGCGCAGGGATTTTGCAAGCAGGAATGA
- a CDS encoding ATP-binding protein, producing the protein MPTHPLSDHPAEVELPPDAATTDDHRNPRRRRRDAEEAAPDLGIIIQPEPRHCLDKLILHPEVKTDILAGLRALETRSDLDRIWNLSSIQPQQGRCILNFYGPPGTGKTRAALGIAHRLGNPLYQVDYSAVISKYLGDTAKHIKAAFDAARDHNAVLFFDEADSLLSKRVSTGESCATSINQNRNCLMQELDRFDGVVIVTTNLFENYDPALLRRIQRHIKFRVPDASMRGELFALHLPNPERVQADYAVLTELSRGLSGGDILNICLNAIYAGSTDPNPERWRVTQEMLEREIAKAKKAKAEHAGEKGKSRRRIGFCAGSAPS; encoded by the coding sequence ATGCCCACACACCCCTTGAGCGACCACCCTGCCGAAGTCGAACTTCCACCCGATGCAGCCACGACAGATGATCACCGTAACCCGCGCCGACGACGACGTGATGCTGAGGAAGCTGCGCCCGATCTTGGTATCATCATCCAGCCAGAGCCCCGTCACTGCCTCGACAAGCTGATCCTGCACCCGGAGGTGAAGACGGACATCCTTGCCGGTCTGCGAGCACTGGAAACCCGCTCTGACCTGGACCGCATCTGGAACCTGAGCAGCATCCAGCCTCAGCAGGGCCGCTGCATTCTCAACTTCTACGGCCCACCCGGCACCGGTAAGACGCGCGCAGCCTTGGGCATTGCCCATCGGCTTGGGAACCCGCTCTATCAGGTGGACTACTCAGCGGTGATCTCGAAATACCTCGGCGACACTGCCAAGCACATCAAAGCCGCGTTTGACGCTGCCCGCGATCACAACGCGGTGCTGTTCTTCGACGAAGCCGACAGCCTGCTTTCCAAGCGTGTATCAACCGGTGAGTCCTGCGCAACCTCCATCAACCAGAACCGCAACTGCCTGATGCAGGAGTTGGACCGCTTCGACGGCGTGGTGATCGTGACGACGAACCTGTTTGAGAACTACGACCCAGCGCTGCTTCGCCGTATCCAGCGTCATATCAAATTCCGCGTTCCAGACGCCTCCATGCGCGGGGAGCTGTTCGCCCTTCATCTACCAAACCCTGAGCGGGTACAGGCCGATTACGCGGTTCTCACGGAGCTATCGCGGGGCCTCAGTGGCGGGGACATCCTGAACATCTGCCTGAATGCGATCTATGCCGGTAGCACGGACCCGAACCCGGAGCGGTGGAGGGTCACACAGGAGATGCTGGAGCGGGAGATTGCGAAGGCGAAGAAGGCCAAGGCGGAACACGCGGGAGAGAAGGGTAAGAGCCGGAGGAGGATTGGGTTTTGTGCGGGGAGTGCTCCGTCGTGA
- a CDS encoding protein phosphatase 2C domain-containing protein, whose amino-acid sequence MTGRCESMTTDTAHGWTSLSAAVPGGGHLERGVPCQDRAAAWAAPRPCGIVLDGRGSARRSHDGAEAAITALRQRLLELETELAQCLDRDDPALARVAWKGVASQLYCTAAREQRRLSEASGLPAGEFEFTLSLTVSGRISTGWMCVGDSPIVVQRAGVLAMPFCQTGGSFANQTHFVQARPDGPLNLHGGIFSSTGLEAVLLMSDGTAAKFIDQTAQVPAEANRQLADLLATGDLNNGNLTSMLEAEHWSQTTRDDRSLAILVPLLQNTSMPMPPSDSEDTESACENDLALREEYFDFEILALFLLPLAIVLLAVVGWDSTSVECSSHCKLATLPATVRLPANSLDDDEEA is encoded by the coding sequence ATGACTGGGCGATGTGAATCCATGACGACAGACACGGCCCACGGATGGACCTCCCTCTCCGCCGCCGTGCCCGGGGGAGGTCATCTGGAACGCGGCGTGCCCTGCCAGGACCGCGCCGCCGCGTGGGCTGCGCCGCGCCCATGTGGGATCGTTCTCGACGGACGCGGCAGCGCCCGGCGCAGCCATGACGGTGCCGAAGCCGCCATCACGGCCCTGCGCCAGCGGCTGCTCGAACTGGAAACGGAACTCGCGCAATGTCTGGACCGCGATGATCCGGCACTCGCACGGGTCGCATGGAAGGGCGTCGCTTCGCAACTGTACTGCACCGCGGCACGTGAACAGCGTCGTCTTTCGGAAGCCTCCGGACTGCCTGCAGGAGAGTTCGAGTTCACGCTCTCACTCACCGTTTCCGGACGCATAAGCACGGGATGGATGTGCGTGGGGGACAGTCCCATCGTCGTGCAGCGTGCAGGCGTGCTGGCGATGCCTTTCTGCCAGACGGGCGGATCGTTCGCCAATCAAACGCATTTCGTGCAGGCACGTCCAGACGGCCCGCTGAATCTGCACGGCGGGATATTTTCATCCACTGGCCTCGAAGCCGTGCTGCTGATGAGCGACGGCACGGCGGCCAAGTTCATCGACCAGACGGCGCAGGTTCCGGCGGAGGCCAACCGTCAGCTTGCCGATCTTCTTGCTACGGGTGATCTCAATAACGGGAATCTCACCAGCATGCTCGAAGCCGAGCATTGGAGCCAGACGACGCGTGATGACCGTTCTCTGGCCATTCTGGTGCCGCTGCTACAGAACACTTCGATGCCAATGCCGCCGTCTGATTCTGAGGACACGGAGAGTGCATGTGAAAATGATCTCGCCCTGCGCGAGGAGTATTTCGACTTCGAGATTCTAGCGCTGTTTCTCTTGCCGCTGGCAATCGTGCTCCTCGCGGTCGTCGGCTGGGACAGCACCTCTGTCGAGTGCTCGTCGCACTGTAAACTGGCAACTCTACCAGCCACCGTGCGCCTGCCTGCCAACTCTCTCGATGATGATGAGGAAGCCTAA
- a CDS encoding vWA domain-containing protein codes for MNSSRNPSSSFSPVIDLETDFPTVSRSLQLVKLDFAANPQPRCPVVLLLDCSSSMAGEPIRELQEGVGQFYQEVGSDAIARLSVEPCLIPFGSSVEVLRGFEPAVDALKSPSPRLDAGGNTPMGAAITLGLNEISARRRFYKAQGLAAYKPWMILFTDGQPNDEWHGPAARAREKAARGGLQFMGIGIGQGVDMHTLASILPPDCPPHLLQGLHFKEFFRWLADSLKVVTSGSTTQQRATPHVDEYDWAM; via the coding sequence ATGAACTCCTCCCGCAACCCTTCCTCCTCTTTCTCTCCAGTCATCGATCTCGAAACCGATTTCCCCACCGTCAGCCGCAGCCTGCAACTGGTGAAGCTGGACTTCGCCGCGAATCCGCAGCCGCGCTGCCCGGTGGTGCTGCTGCTGGACTGCTCCTCCAGCATGGCCGGGGAACCCATTCGCGAATTGCAGGAGGGCGTGGGTCAGTTTTATCAGGAAGTGGGCTCGGATGCCATCGCGCGCCTCTCGGTGGAACCCTGCCTCATCCCCTTCGGGTCGAGCGTCGAGGTCTTGCGCGGATTCGAGCCGGCGGTTGATGCCCTCAAGAGTCCGAGCCCGCGTCTGGATGCCGGCGGCAACACGCCCATGGGTGCCGCGATCACGCTGGGCCTCAACGAGATCTCCGCCCGACGCCGCTTCTACAAGGCGCAGGGGCTGGCGGCCTACAAACCGTGGATGATCCTGTTCACCGATGGCCAGCCCAATGACGAATGGCACGGTCCCGCCGCACGCGCACGGGAGAAAGCGGCACGCGGCGGCCTGCAGTTCATGGGGATCGGCATCGGCCAAGGCGTGGACATGCATACGCTGGCCTCCATCCTGCCGCCCGACTGCCCACCGCATCTGCTTCAGGGACTGCATTTCAAGGAATTCTTCCGCTGGCTTGCCGACAGCCTCAAGGTCGTCACCAGCGGATCCACCACCCAGCAAAGGGCAACCCCTCACGTGGACGAGTATGACTGGGCGATGTGA
- a CDS encoding phospholipase D-like domain-containing protein — MNWISTTQDFNSLTSGIRADGCFRATTPHGGLTQEIESILELAADGDSLRIISPIIDDPGVVDLLCDARKRGVVVRILAPLTDNRGKMVTKGWDASLNVKEIHHEVIRTLAKVGVLLRSPRTTPHTKLVHLDRRKAVFGSANLTKNSLRGRALEAAIVIDDQASLAGTKDAFDRIWRSSPYSMKALAGAVTLDEKLQKSHATESQESSHWCLGDAKLFLSAPAIGVISEKLTELINGAKFEIFLITMSLYETDTIPGFGDALLAALQRGVHVRAVVRPEHFKTDNYPDRATVELIKHGMELRGITGLHAKGILIDKQFCGILSANFNPYSLNGQRTEANWETAIVGSALAPALKDFAAFVEKLACNPTHEFVH, encoded by the coding sequence ATGAATTGGATTAGCACCACCCAAGATTTCAATTCGCTCACCAGCGGGATTCGCGCAGATGGATGTTTTCGGGCCACCACCCCACATGGAGGTCTCACACAAGAGATCGAATCAATCCTGGAGCTGGCGGCAGACGGAGATTCGCTCCGAATTATTTCCCCAATAATTGATGACCCTGGTGTGGTCGATTTGCTTTGCGATGCGCGGAAGCGCGGAGTGGTGGTCAGAATTCTCGCTCCACTGACTGACAATCGAGGGAAGATGGTGACGAAGGGTTGGGATGCATCTCTGAATGTCAAAGAAATCCACCATGAAGTCATCCGAACCCTCGCAAAAGTCGGCGTCCTACTCCGCTCGCCCAGAACCACGCCTCACACAAAGTTAGTTCATCTCGATAGAAGAAAGGCAGTGTTCGGTTCCGCGAATCTCACAAAAAATTCATTGAGGGGCCGTGCCTTGGAAGCCGCCATTGTTATCGACGACCAGGCTTCGCTAGCCGGAACAAAAGACGCCTTTGATCGCATTTGGAGATCGAGCCCCTACTCGATGAAGGCTTTAGCCGGAGCAGTGACGCTTGATGAAAAATTGCAAAAATCCCACGCCACAGAATCGCAAGAATCATCGCACTGGTGCCTCGGGGATGCCAAGTTGTTCCTCTCCGCTCCTGCAATTGGCGTCATCAGCGAAAAGCTGACAGAGCTGATCAACGGAGCGAAATTCGAGATTTTTCTGATCACCATGTCGCTCTATGAAACTGACACTATTCCGGGATTCGGTGATGCTTTACTGGCGGCACTTCAACGCGGCGTTCATGTTCGCGCAGTTGTCCGACCCGAGCATTTCAAGACAGATAATTACCCGGATCGTGCGACCGTTGAGTTGATCAAGCACGGCATGGAATTACGGGGAATCACCGGACTGCACGCAAAGGGAATTCTCATCGACAAGCAGTTCTGCGGCATTCTATCGGCTAACTTCAACCCATACTCACTCAACGGCCAACGCACGGAAGCCAACTGGGAGACTGCGATAGTGGGTTCCGCTCTAGCACCTGCGCTTAAAGACTTTGCGGCTTTCGTCGAGAAACTAGCCTGCAACCCAACACATGAATTTGTCCATTGA
- a CDS encoding DEAD/DEAH box helicase — MAAWDGVAGADYALSQNARKLLHVLLRKADEDSAARAAVVAVQHEIAGLGVCLEMAMEAGGVARELLDFRAVQLGAPEATTARMRKRVILRFPIIKPPAWARGGTEPFAVSTPLRLAYDERGSEVQIRRQSPDPFGKPVDPLFAGLDCSARSPCFLISFPADIVVADVPECVWVSPYLIPPPELAQLKELARWCIPDEAPDLISAFTKNAPGRPVTALDVVASDPALSGNPRQQAALNWMMSDAPLVLVKGPPGTGKTTVITEAVRQAIPRKQKVLICSETHQAVANVLERLHRDGSLRMVRHARPDNPRLTDLERAYLEGGTKQGFLARVRERAAAQVQACHDLRGRLAPLPKMLESAHAGAVILAARRHEIECLTQEAQEEFERTRETAERQRADQTTTLESNRDSELARIEVEAAADGRALLKAQADWRAAAERGDDAAGAYLKKTGAAPEHSGAEPGRWFDLSSLVPNMFATAALLQQRFSRAIADEQAARRQIAQYECSFAEHERNLQECRCHASTAIQEVQSASNMVLEAAQQSLRGRLQDLKHERELAESEHLPPQERAAQAWNAAGEFAPITWDNPPPVWNDRISELIHAIRRNEEKAAFCERWQQAAETSSQELTGLFWNTTQVFLSTCVGLASWRAFHEYYGKEGVDMVIVDEAAHATLAQTLIPLSRAKRAILIGDEMQLPPAPPMELGRQCENSCSARCHDVTRLPSSSQSFKPSMSSCWLERSAFEWLTETRPSVPRVVLNRQFRMHPDIADFIGHVFYQDDGGLENGVTAEARHLAFGEFTKAVCLVSTSAYQDRHEETPNDDSTSIQNPLEVDLTRRILKQARQSLGEAVTFGVVTPYAAQKVLMEQKLSEFFASGSHVTLEKNDIASVDSFQGSERDVMIASFVRSPTQCKRCRGKGISHGQRCGPCRGRGWEGPGLRWVHDLRRLNVAFSRAKRMLILVGDIESLTDHRYGTDEGAEVLSRFRKHVSDRGRVLHVWEDEHNG; from the coding sequence GTGGCTGCCTGGGACGGTGTCGCTGGTGCTGACTATGCGCTTTCTCAGAATGCCAGGAAACTGCTCCATGTCCTGCTGCGCAAAGCGGATGAAGATTCGGCGGCGCGTGCCGCAGTCGTGGCAGTTCAACACGAAATCGCAGGGCTCGGTGTATGTCTAGAGATGGCGATGGAGGCGGGCGGTGTAGCGCGTGAATTGCTGGACTTCCGTGCGGTTCAACTCGGTGCGCCAGAGGCCACGACCGCACGAATGCGGAAACGGGTGATCTTGAGGTTTCCCATCATCAAGCCGCCCGCTTGGGCGCGGGGAGGCACGGAGCCGTTCGCTGTGTCCACCCCCCTCCGGCTGGCCTATGATGAACGCGGCAGCGAAGTGCAGATCAGGCGCCAGTCTCCAGATCCGTTCGGGAAACCTGTGGATCCGCTCTTTGCCGGCCTCGACTGCTCCGCGAGATCGCCCTGCTTTTTGATCAGTTTTCCCGCTGATATCGTGGTGGCCGACGTGCCGGAATGCGTGTGGGTGTCCCCCTATCTGATCCCTCCCCCTGAACTGGCCCAGTTGAAGGAGCTGGCTCGCTGGTGCATACCTGATGAAGCGCCTGATCTGATCTCAGCCTTCACGAAAAATGCACCCGGCAGACCGGTGACTGCGCTGGATGTCGTCGCATCTGATCCGGCCCTTAGCGGAAACCCGAGGCAGCAGGCCGCCTTGAACTGGATGATGTCGGACGCGCCGCTGGTTTTGGTGAAGGGACCGCCAGGGACGGGCAAGACCACGGTGATCACCGAGGCCGTGCGGCAGGCGATCCCGAGGAAGCAGAAAGTCTTGATCTGCAGTGAGACACATCAGGCCGTTGCGAATGTTCTTGAGCGGCTTCATCGCGATGGCTCACTCCGCATGGTGCGCCATGCCCGCCCTGACAATCCACGCCTCACCGACTTGGAGAGAGCTTACCTCGAAGGCGGCACAAAGCAGGGCTTTCTGGCCCGGGTGCGTGAGCGGGCTGCCGCACAAGTGCAGGCCTGTCACGATCTCCGAGGCAGGCTCGCTCCCCTGCCCAAAATGCTGGAATCCGCCCATGCTGGAGCTGTCATCCTGGCGGCGAGGCGTCACGAGATTGAATGCCTCACGCAAGAGGCACAGGAGGAGTTCGAACGGACGAGGGAGACAGCTGAGCGCCAGCGAGCGGATCAGACAACGACCTTGGAATCGAACAGAGACAGCGAGCTCGCACGTATCGAGGTTGAAGCCGCCGCCGACGGTCGTGCACTGCTCAAAGCCCAGGCAGACTGGCGCGCTGCGGCAGAAAGAGGTGATGATGCGGCGGGTGCCTACCTGAAGAAGACCGGCGCTGCGCCTGAACACAGCGGGGCCGAACCGGGCAGATGGTTTGACCTTTCGTCCCTGGTGCCAAACATGTTCGCAACAGCTGCGTTGTTGCAGCAGCGCTTCTCGCGCGCCATCGCGGACGAGCAGGCGGCGAGGCGGCAGATTGCGCAATATGAGTGCTCCTTCGCGGAACATGAGAGGAACCTTCAAGAGTGCCGCTGCCATGCATCCACCGCCATTCAAGAAGTGCAGTCAGCGAGCAACATGGTCCTTGAAGCAGCGCAACAATCGTTGCGCGGGCGTTTGCAGGATCTGAAGCATGAGCGGGAGCTGGCAGAGTCTGAACATTTGCCGCCCCAGGAGCGTGCCGCCCAGGCATGGAATGCGGCTGGGGAATTTGCGCCCATCACATGGGACAACCCGCCGCCAGTGTGGAACGACCGGATCAGCGAACTGATCCACGCCATCAGGCGGAATGAAGAGAAGGCAGCTTTTTGCGAGCGTTGGCAACAGGCCGCCGAAACGTCTTCGCAAGAGCTCACCGGACTCTTTTGGAACACGACACAGGTCTTTCTGAGCACCTGTGTCGGCCTGGCATCATGGAGGGCATTCCACGAGTATTACGGCAAGGAGGGCGTGGACATGGTGATTGTAGACGAAGCGGCTCACGCGACTCTGGCCCAGACTTTGATTCCTCTGTCCCGAGCCAAGCGTGCCATTCTGATTGGCGACGAGATGCAGTTGCCTCCGGCCCCACCGATGGAGCTCGGACGGCAGTGCGAGAATTCATGCTCCGCACGGTGTCATGACGTGACACGCCTGCCCTCATCGAGTCAGTCGTTCAAACCGTCGATGTCCTCGTGCTGGCTAGAACGCAGCGCCTTTGAATGGCTGACCGAAACACGACCTTCGGTTCCTAGGGTGGTGCTGAATCGCCAATTCAGGATGCACCCTGACATTGCTGATTTCATCGGGCATGTCTTTTACCAAGACGATGGTGGCCTTGAGAACGGCGTAACGGCAGAGGCTCGCCATTTGGCCTTCGGTGAGTTCACGAAGGCTGTTTGCCTAGTTTCGACCTCGGCCTATCAAGATCGGCACGAGGAGACGCCCAATGACGACTCGACAAGTATTCAAAACCCACTCGAAGTGGACTTAACGCGGCGTATTCTCAAGCAGGCCAGACAGAGTCTTGGTGAGGCTGTCACTTTCGGCGTAGTCACGCCTTACGCTGCACAGAAAGTCCTGATGGAGCAGAAACTCAGTGAGTTCTTCGCTTCGGGCAGCCATGTCACTTTGGAAAAAAATGACATTGCTTCAGTGGACAGTTTTCAAGGCTCAGAGCGGGATGTCATGATTGCATCATTTGTTCGGAGTCCGACGCAATGTAAAAGGTGCAGAGGAAAAGGAATCTCACACGGCCAACGCTGTGGGCCATGCAGAGGCCGGGGCTGGGAAGGGCCAGGGCTCCGTTGGGTGCATGATCTACGTCGTCTGAATGTTGCCTTCTCAAGGGCGAAGCGAATGCTGATTTTGGTGGGAGACATCGAGTCGCTTACAGACCATCGTTATGGCACGGACGAGGGTGCTGAAGTGCTAAGTCGCTTCCGCAAACATGTCTCTGATCGAGGTCGGGTGCTTCACGTTTGGGAGGATGAACACAATGGCTAG